The following are from one region of the Lytechinus variegatus isolate NC3 chromosome 4, Lvar_3.0, whole genome shotgun sequence genome:
- the LOC121412901 gene encoding LOW QUALITY PROTEIN: malonyl-CoA decarboxylase, mitochondrial-like (The sequence of the model RefSeq protein was modified relative to this genomic sequence to represent the inferred CDS: inserted 2 bases in 2 codons; deleted 2 bases in 2 codons), producing MFGINYEFYDECAIPDFHILESLVIPEFIRNEAELKALNDTLKDLLIGWFAAGMLNLERVTWSSSCDMLEKISQYEAVHPVRHWTDIKHRVGPYRRCFVFTHSSMXNEPLVILHTALTRDISASIQSIVRKQDDIAIGVKPGEEDPDXAQAAIFYSITSTQKGLQGVELGNHLIKSVVKELQSEFPSMHLFSSLSPIPGLRDWLVSQINKEVKDGHKNSLLTAQELDSFQSALDIASPQALPTLKKVIVTNEWVKSERLVKSLQSPLMRLCARYLYSEKRRKMALNTVANFHLRNGATMWRLNWLGDTSPRGLTASCGMMVNYRYYLENTTSLSQHYIETQNIEASQQILDLVGEGLSSGETGNVNSKL from the exons ATGTTTGGAATTAATTATGAATTTTATGATGAGTGTGCAATTCCTGATTTTCATATTCTAGAATCACTTGTCATCCCAGAATTCATTCGGAATGAAGCTGAATTGAAGGCGCTGAATGACACATTGAAAGATCTCTTGATT GGATGGTTTGCTGCGGGAATGCTAAACCTGGAGAGAGTCACATGGTCATCGTCATGTGACATGCTCGAGAAG ATAAGTCAGTATGAGGCAGTTCATCCTGTGCGTCACTGGACAGACATCAAGCATCGAGTAGGACCATACCGCAGGTGTTTTGTGTTCACACACAGCAGCA CTAATGAACCGCTCGTCATCTTACACACCGCCCTCACCAGAGATATATCGGCCAGTATCCAG TCCATCGTACGTAAGCAAGATGACATTGCCATCGGAGTGAAACCAGGAGAAGAAGATCCCG TGGCCCAGGCTGCTATCTTCTATTCTATCACATCAACTCAAAAAG GTCTTCAGGGTGTGGAGCTTGGTAACCACCTCATTAAGAGTGTTGTGAAGGAGCTGCAGTCTGAGTTTCCCAGCATGCATCTCTTCTCAAGCCTTTCACCGATCCCAGGCTTAAGAGACTGGCTCGTGTCACAGATCAACAaggaggtcaaag aTGGACATAAAAACAGCTTACTCACTGCACAAGAATTG GACTCGTTCCAGTCTGCTTTAGACATTGCATCACCACAGGCATTGCCAACCCTGAAGAAAGTCATCGTAACAAATGAGTGGGTCAAGTCTGAGAGGCTGGTCAAGAGTCTACAGTCTCCTCTCATGAGGTTATGTGCAAG GTACTTGTATTCAGAAAAGAGACGCAAGATGGCACTGAATACTGTAG CAAACTTCCATCTTCGGAACGGCGCAACCATGTGGCGCCTCAACTGGTTGGGCGACACCTCGCCACGGGGTCTGACCGCTTCTTGCGGCATGATGGTCAACTATCGGTACTACCTTGAGAACACGACAAGCCTCAGCCAGCACTATATTGAAACACAGAACATTGAAGCTTCCCAACAGATATTGGATTTGGTAGGGGAAGGTTTGTCCAGCGGGGAGACAGGGAATGTGAACAGTAAATTATGA